The Panicum virgatum strain AP13 chromosome 5K, P.virgatum_v5, whole genome shotgun sequence genome has a window encoding:
- the LOC120710337 gene encoding uncharacterized protein LOC120710337 produces MPSTYPRVKSDGEASVRRCGSVSSFLRLGSPPFHPFGVAQLPRAALPVARHCRSSCHCQTAPRIPDAGASADPHCRSRRIPCSRRCLAPARPSCPPHRWSICGSPSPDWASSQYSGRSVILLRSKPTHLTLQLCHLTLFIRGGRHGHLTPLVTDLLRSSEGLDVVVIRADSPGSKIFGKDSMFSSPVSWCLLLTI; encoded by the exons ATGCCGTCCACGTACCCCCGAGTGAAATCCGACGGCGAAGCCTCCGTACGGCGCTGCGGCTCCGTTTCCAGCTTCCTTCGGCTCGGCTCGCCTCCTTTTCATCCTTTCGGAGTGGCTCAGCTTCCTCGAGCCGCCCTTCCTGTCGCCCGCCACTGCCGCTCCTCCTGCCACTGCCAGACCGCGCCGCGGATCCCCGACGCCGGAGCATCCGCGGATCCCCATTGCCGGAGCCGCCGCATCCCCTGCTCCCGGCGGTGCCTCGCCCCCGCGCGCCCGAGCTGCCCTCCCCATCGCTGGAGCATCTGCGGATCCCCATCGCCGGACTGGGCCTCCTCGCAGTACTCCGGGAGGTCCGTGATCCTGCTGCGAAGCAAGCCGACGCACCTCACACTGCAGTTATGCCACCTCACGTTGTTCatccgcggcggccggcacggGCATCTGACCCCTCTTGTCACAGACCTGCTGCGCAGCAGCGAGGGCCTCGACGTTGTGGTCATCAGGGCGGACTCCCCAG GATCAAAGATTTTTGGCAAAGACAGCATGTTCTCGTCGCCTGTGTCTTGGTGCTTGCTGCTCACAATCTGA
- the LOC120709317 gene encoding mitochondrial import inner membrane translocase subunit PAM16 like 2-like: MAGRLLANLIVFGGSIVGRAVLQAYRQAIVNANKTGAAQEAINGIRRASKAMTEQEARQILGISEKSTWEEIVQKYDTMFERNAKNGSFYLQSKVHRAKECLEPLYQKADAPN; encoded by the exons ATG GCGGGTAGGCTCCTCGCGAATCTGATCGTCTTTGGCGGAAGCATTGTCGGCAGGGCCGTGCTCCAGGCCTACCGCCAAGCCATCGTCA ATGCGAACAAAACTGGAGCTGCCCAAGAAGCTATAAATGGTATTAGACGGGCTAGCAAGGCCATGACTGAGCAAGAAGCCCGGCAGATACTTGGTATCAGTGAAAAATCGACTTGGGAGGAGATTGTTCAG AAGTATGACACGATGTTTGAGAGGAATGCGAAGAACGGAAGCTTCTATCTCCAATCAAAGGTTCATCGTGCAAAAGAATGTCTGGAACCTTTGTATCAAAAGGCTGATGCCCCAAACTGA